The Meriones unguiculatus strain TT.TT164.6M chromosome 1, Bangor_MerUng_6.1, whole genome shotgun sequence genome has a segment encoding these proteins:
- the LOC132647999 gene encoding uncharacterized protein LOC132647999 isoform X1, whose amino-acid sequence MAAEPLTELEAAIETIIDIYHNYAITEEGAPRLSFNAFNKMVTQQLPHFLKGATSPVVGSLTLLACFFTGRSICEDISSFFGILMAAESLTELEAAIDTIMENLHTYALVEDRGFYLSFTVFKDPCSFCSLLFWPPGC is encoded by the exons ATGGCAGCAGAGCCCCTGACTGAACTGGAGGCGGCCATTGAGACCATAATCGACATATACCACAATTATGCAATAACGGAAGAAGGAGCTCCCAGACTGAGCTTCAATGCGTTTAATAAAATGGTCACCCAGCAGCTGCCTCATTTTCTCAAG GGAGCCACTTCACCCGTTGTTGGATCCCTGACTCTCCTGGCCTGTTTCTTCACAGGGAGGTCAATCTGTGAGGACATCAGCTCCTTCTTTGGCATACTGATGGCAGCAGAGTCCCTGACTGAACTGGAGGCGGCCATTGACACCATAATGGAGAATTTACACACTTACGCATTGGTGGAAGACCGAGGTTTCTACCTGAGCTTCACAGTGTTTAAGGACCCTTGCAGTTTTTGTAGTCTCCTGTTTTGGCCTCCTGGGTGTTAG
- the LOC132647999 gene encoding protein S100-A13-like isoform X2, with protein MAAEPLTELEAAIETIIDIYHNYAITEEGAPRLSFNAFNKMVTQQLPHFLKDVGSLDEKMKSLDVNQDSVLNFNEYWRLIGELAKPIWAEKVLEVRKK; from the exons ATGGCAGCAGAGCCCCTGACTGAACTGGAGGCGGCCATTGAGACCATAATCGACATATACCACAATTATGCAATAACGGAAGAAGGAGCTCCCAGACTGAGCTTCAATGCGTTTAATAAAATGGTCACCCAGCAGCTGCCTCATTTTCTCAAG GATGTGGGCTCTCTAGATGAGAAGATGAAGAGCTTGGATGTGAACCAGGACTCGGTGCTAAATTTCAATGAGTACTGGAGACTGATCGGGGAATTGGCCAAGCCAATTTGGGCGGAGAAGGTCCTGGAGGTCCGGAAGAAGTAA